From the genome of Deltaproteobacteria bacterium, one region includes:
- a CDS encoding VWA domain-containing protein, which produces MLAQERALTMVEPTLSYLFAHLETAGVTVRQPWLLLLLLLVPVLLVRGRRVPRAATALRIAAFSLLVLALAGLALTARLPSERLSVVAAVDVSASIDEQGRQWAARYLSELAAALAPSDELAVVAFAREAEVVRPPAPPSPVEGLPRVLAAPATDIERGLDAGLALLAPDAERRVILLSDGLESRGDSSRAIARARRSGVRVFAAAPPQALHRDVALLRLLVPPVVSEAAIVPLRLIARNQAAAGPAQLTLFADGQPLGSERVTLQTGLNAIEIPYRISGAGAHQLAAELSAPDDDITANNRRETSLMVLGKTRVLLITSAPHSPLAAVLERKGMVVEVRTPERLPERLDELLAYQCVIMQDTAAARLDAKRLALWERYVRDFGGGLVVIGGERTFGDAGFKRTALESLLPVSLEPRRPQRSEREPLGLFVLIDRSNSMGYNSRARNLRDGEKLRYAREAALAVIQQLKDQDLVGVIAFDSQPFELAPLRRLRENRKRLADTIPRLAEGGGTDFYDALESARAQLAATAVGTRHVILLTDGDTNRAAADHYPLIAALGQAAISVTTIRIGADTVNLTLLHDISAQTGGQFYHVQDAETLPELMLRDTSQRLVQAPRQEQQFLAQLGSPSQLLRGLEPQQMPPLSGYAYSRIKPGAEAVLAVTARDRTDPLLAVWQYGLGRVVAFTAGLGDDAETWVGWPGFGKLWSQVVHWTARDETPWDYAAAVHRRDGQLELVVRTFDGSFDGSLWARLHLSEEQTVDLALAASEPREFAARLPGLAAGRYALTIVKRRSERDVNQRTVVVTVPGEDEQVPEERFAPNADTALLARLSASTGGQLNAPVRELVARHAGTRQLARGLDDVLVPLVMALFLGDVAVRRLTRRVAE; this is translated from the coding sequence GTGCTGGCGCAAGAGCGTGCGCTGACAATGGTCGAACCGACGCTGTCCTACCTCTTTGCCCACCTCGAAACCGCCGGCGTCACGGTACGCCAGCCGTGGCTGCTGCTGTTACTGCTGTTGGTGCCGGTGCTGCTCGTGCGCGGGCGCCGGGTGCCACGGGCTGCCACGGCCTTGCGGATCGCGGCATTCAGCCTGCTGGTCTTGGCGCTGGCCGGACTGGCGTTGACGGCGCGGCTGCCGAGCGAGCGCTTGTCGGTGGTGGCGGCGGTGGATGTGTCGGCGAGCATCGATGAACAGGGGCGACAGTGGGCGGCGCGCTATCTCAGTGAACTCGCCGCGGCCTTGGCGCCCAGCGACGAGCTGGCGGTGGTGGCGTTCGCGCGCGAGGCCGAGGTGGTGCGTCCGCCCGCGCCCCCGAGTCCGGTGGAGGGGTTGCCGCGCGTGCTGGCGGCGCCGGCAACCGACATCGAGCGTGGTCTGGATGCCGGCCTGGCGTTGCTGGCGCCCGACGCCGAGCGGCGGGTGATCTTGCTCAGCGATGGGCTTGAGAGCCGTGGCGACAGCAGTCGAGCGATCGCCCGCGCCCGGCGCAGCGGTGTGCGCGTCTTTGCCGCCGCTCCGCCGCAAGCGCTGCACCGCGACGTGGCGCTGCTGCGGCTGCTGGTGCCGCCGGTGGTGAGCGAAGCGGCGATCGTTCCGCTGCGGCTGATCGCGCGCAACCAGGCGGCGGCCGGCCCGGCGCAGCTGACGCTGTTCGCCGACGGCCAGCCGCTGGGCAGTGAGCGCGTCACGTTGCAGACGGGCTTGAACGCGATCGAGATCCCCTATCGCATCAGCGGCGCTGGGGCCCACCAGCTAGCGGCGGAGTTGAGCGCGCCGGATGACGACATCACGGCCAACAACCGGCGCGAGACCAGCCTCATGGTGCTGGGCAAGACGCGCGTGCTGCTGATCACCTCGGCGCCGCACTCGCCGCTGGCGGCGGTGCTCGAACGCAAGGGGATGGTGGTCGAGGTGCGCACCCCCGAGCGCCTGCCTGAGCGGCTCGATGAGCTGCTCGCCTATCAGTGTGTGATCATGCAGGACACCGCGGCGGCGCGGTTGGACGCCAAACGCCTGGCGCTGTGGGAGCGCTACGTGCGGGATTTCGGCGGCGGGCTGGTGGTCATCGGCGGCGAGCGCACCTTCGGCGACGCCGGCTTCAAGCGCACGGCCTTGGAGTCGCTGCTGCCGGTGAGCTTGGAGCCGCGGCGCCCGCAGCGCAGCGAACGCGAGCCGCTGGGCCTGTTCGTACTGATCGACCGCTCCAACAGCATGGGTTACAACAGCCGGGCCCGCAACCTGCGCGACGGCGAGAAGCTGCGCTATGCGCGCGAGGCCGCGCTGGCGGTAATCCAGCAGCTCAAGGACCAGGACCTAGTCGGCGTCATCGCCTTTGATTCGCAACCCTTCGAGCTGGCGCCGTTGCGCCGGCTGCGCGAGAATCGCAAGCGCCTGGCCGACACCATCCCGCGGCTGGCCGAAGGCGGGGGCACGGATTTCTACGACGCCCTCGAGTCGGCGCGCGCGCAGCTGGCGGCCACCGCGGTCGGAACACGCCACGTTATTCTACTCACTGATGGTGATACAAACCGGGCGGCGGCCGATCACTATCCGCTCATCGCTGCGCTCGGCCAGGCCGCCATCAGCGTCACCACCATTCGCATCGGCGCCGACACTGTCAACCTGACGCTCCTGCACGACATCTCGGCGCAGACCGGCGGCCAGTTCTACCACGTGCAAGACGCGGAGACTCTGCCCGAACTGATGCTGCGTGACACCTCGCAGCGGCTGGTACAGGCGCCGCGTCAGGAGCAACAATTCCTGGCGCAGCTGGGCTCGCCGAGTCAGCTGCTGCGCGGCCTCGAGCCGCAGCAAATGCCGCCGCTGAGCGGGTATGCCTACAGCCGGATCAAGCCGGGCGCGGAGGCGGTATTGGCTGTGACCGCTCGCGATCGTACCGACCCGCTGTTAGCCGTGTGGCAGTACGGGCTCGGGCGGGTGGTGGCATTCACCGCCGGCCTGGGCGACGACGCCGAGACCTGGGTGGGCTGGCCGGGCTTTGGCAAGCTGTGGTCGCAAGTGGTGCACTGGACTGCCCGAGACGAAACCCCTTGGGACTATGCTGCGGCAGTGCACCGCCGCGACGGCCAGCTCGAGCTGGTGGTGCGCACCTTTGACGGCTCCTTCGACGGCAGCTTGTGGGCGCGGCTGCACCTGAGCGAGGAACAGACGGTGGACCTGGCCTTGGCCGCCAGTGAGCCGCGTGAGTTTGCCGCACGCCTGCCCGGCCTCGCCGCCGGGCGCTACGCCCTCACCATCGTCAAGCGCCGCAGCGAACGCGATGTGAACCAGCGCACCGTGGTGGTGACGGTTCCGGGCGAAGACGAGCAGGTGCCGGAGGAGCGCTTCGCCCCCAACGCCGACACCGCGTTGCTGGCACGGCTGAGCGCGTCCACCGGCGGGCAGCTCAATGCACCAGTGCGCGAGCTGGTGGCCCGCCACGCGGGCACCCGCCAACTGGCCCGCGGCCTTGACGATGTGCTTGTCCCGCTCGTCATGGCGCTGTTTCTCGGCGACGTCGCGGTCCGGCGCTTGACCCGGCGGGTAGCGGAGTAA